A single Filimonas effusa DNA region contains:
- the lptE gene encoding LPS assembly lipoprotein LptE — MNNNKSRQFLKYTGALRVLLFVFPILFLVSCGVYTFKDVSIDYTKIKTIKIGYFENKARYNNPLLSPRLTDQFTQKVASYTKLTRTTNDDAHYQVQGYISTYNVSTSGVAQQKAATNRLTVGAHIIFKDIVNDKTNEFDVSRDFDFSANLSLQEAEGRLLDEVVKNLSDEIFNRIFSNW; from the coding sequence ATGAACAATAATAAAAGCAGGCAGTTCTTAAAGTACACCGGTGCATTGCGGGTGCTCCTCTTCGTTTTTCCCATTTTATTCCTGGTTTCCTGCGGGGTGTATACTTTCAAGGATGTGTCTATCGATTATACAAAGATCAAAACTATCAAGATCGGATACTTCGAGAATAAAGCCCGTTATAATAACCCGCTGTTAAGTCCCAGGTTAACAGACCAGTTTACACAGAAAGTAGCCAGCTATACCAAGTTAACAAGAACCACCAACGACGATGCACATTACCAGGTTCAGGGGTATATAAGCACGTATAACGTGTCTACATCCGGTGTTGCACAACAGAAAGCCGCTACCAACAGGTTAACAGTAGGTGCACACATCATTTTCAAAGACATCGTGAACGACAAAACAAATGAATTTGACGTAAGCCGTGACTTTGATTTTTCGGCAAACTTAAGTTTACAGGAAGCAGAAGGACGTTTGCTGGATGAAGTTGTAAAAAACTTATCGGATGAAATTTTCAACCGTATTTTCTCAAACTGGTAA
- a CDS encoding YihY/virulence factor BrkB family protein, which yields MTKLERIIYNWKPVVFIREKSKYTILPGFEGLPLYDVFVYFMKQSKKISLNERAAAISFNFIMAIPAACIFLFTLLPYLPVSKQIYHELFRFVRDITPDRETRKVIISFLDDFFNKPKTGLLSVGFLLAVFYSSNAMMGVIRTFDRSLQNTYKGGFFSKRLRAIRLTTIVIVLILATSLISLGQGTLFRWLMDLLGIENRNLRFWIQSLRWLVILALFVYSIGLIYKYAPSVKKRWKLLSPGAFLATFLTISVTSVFSIWVQHFSNYNKVYGSIGTLLIIMLLISLNSLILLIGFELNVSITHLKEQRTAEKQKQETPSLALR from the coding sequence ATGACCAAATTAGAACGTATCATATACAACTGGAAACCCGTTGTCTTTATAAGAGAAAAAAGCAAATACACCATATTGCCCGGTTTTGAAGGTTTACCGCTCTACGATGTCTTCGTATACTTTATGAAGCAATCAAAGAAAATAAGCCTTAACGAACGGGCTGCGGCTATCTCATTTAACTTTATAATGGCTATCCCCGCAGCCTGTATCTTTTTGTTCACGCTGTTACCCTATCTGCCCGTTTCAAAACAGATCTATCATGAATTGTTCAGGTTTGTAAGAGATATTACGCCCGATCGTGAAACAAGAAAGGTGATCATTTCGTTCCTCGACGACTTCTTCAACAAACCCAAAACCGGTTTGCTTTCTGTGGGTTTCCTCCTGGCTGTATTTTACTCTTCAAACGCCATGATGGGCGTTATACGCACCTTTGACCGCTCACTTCAAAACACCTACAAAGGCGGCTTTTTCAGCAAACGCCTGCGTGCCATACGGCTTACCACCATTGTAATTGTACTGATCCTGGCCACCTCGCTGATATCATTGGGACAAGGCACTTTATTCCGCTGGCTGATGGATCTGCTGGGTATTGAAAACCGCAACTTAAGATTCTGGATCCAGTCGCTGCGCTGGCTCGTTATCCTGGCGCTTTTTGTTTATTCCATCGGCCTGATCTATAAATATGCACCTTCTGTTAAAAAACGATGGAAACTACTCTCTCCCGGTGCTTTTCTTGCTACATTCTTAACTATTTCCGTCACTTCGGTGTTTTCTATCTGGGTGCAGCATTTCTCGAACTATAACAAAGTGTATGGCTCTATCGGCACTTTGCTCATCATTATGCTGCTGATTTCGCTGAATTCACTGATCCTGCTGATAGGTTTTGAGCTTAATGTAAGTATCACCCATCTGAAAGAGCAAAGAACGGCGGAAAAGCAGAAACAGGAAACGCCTTCTCTGGCATTGAGATAA
- the trxA gene encoding thioredoxin, with translation MALELTDANFQSTVLDSEKLTVVDFWAEWCGPCRAIGPVIEELAKEYDGKVNVGKVNVDNNPNLSVNYGITSIPAILFIKGGQVVDKQIGAVPKSVIDKKIQAHLS, from the coding sequence ATGGCTTTAGAATTAACAGACGCTAACTTCCAGTCTACCGTACTGGACAGCGAGAAACTCACAGTAGTTGATTTCTGGGCAGAGTGGTGCGGCCCTTGTCGCGCTATAGGACCAGTTATCGAAGAACTGGCAAAAGAATATGATGGTAAAGTGAATGTAGGTAAAGTAAACGTTGATAATAATCCCAACCTTAGTGTAAACTACGGTATTACCTCTATACCTGCTATCCTGTTCATTAAAGGTGGCCAGGTAGTGGACAAACAGATCGGAGCAGTTCCTAAATCTGTTATTGACAAGAAGATACAGGCACACCTGTCTTAA
- the secG gene encoding preprotein translocase subunit SecG, whose protein sequence is MIILFFSLIVLASLILGFFVLVQNPKGGGLSGSIAGFNNQFMGVKQTTDVLEKGTWLFACLIGVLCLVSSLFIKGGGATSDTLLQKVNTSAPAQTAPALPAPATPAPTPAP, encoded by the coding sequence ATGATAATCCTGTTTTTTAGTCTCATCGTACTGGCCTCATTAATCCTGGGCTTCTTTGTATTAGTGCAGAATCCTAAAGGTGGTGGCCTTTCAGGAAGTATCGCAGGTTTCAACAACCAGTTTATGGGTGTGAAGCAAACTACCGACGTACTGGAAAAAGGTACCTGGTTATTTGCCTGCCTCATTGGCGTATTATGCCTGGTATCCTCTTTGTTCATCAAAGGCGGCGGCGCAACTTCAGACACTCTACTACAGAAAGTTAATACCAGCGCTCCTGCTCAAACAGCGCCTGCTTTACCGGCTCCGGCAACACCAGCCCCCACTCCTGCTCCCTAA
- a CDS encoding DEAD/DEAH box helicase codes for MEMRFEDLNLNTALLKALDELGYEHPTTIQQKAFSVIMSGQDVCGIAQTGTGKTFAYLLPCLRQLKFSKERHPQMLVLVPTRELVVQVVAAAQKLSAYLSLHTVGVYGGVNINPQRDAMENGLDILVATPGRLYDLAMSGSLKLKDIKKLVIDEVDEMMNLGFRTQLNNILELLPARRQNLLFSATITEEVEALIDTWFNNPARIEAAPTGTPLDNIRQEAYAIPNFNTKVNMLEYLLERDEHMSKVLVFVATKKLADQLFEQLSEKFPDKAGVIHSNKEQNNRFNTVKQFRDGNYRFIIATDLIARGLDIAGVSHVVNFDLPEQAESYIHRIGRTGRADKKGIAISFITEKEKEQQQAIENLMNYEIPMLPVPGDLTISTVLTEDEIPKVHMKVIQVKLPDREKGGGAFHEKSAKNSKRNIKVSHAEKMKKKYGKPKTRGGRK; via the coding sequence ATGGAAATGCGTTTCGAAGATTTAAACCTGAATACGGCACTGCTCAAGGCTTTGGATGAACTGGGATACGAACATCCTACTACGATACAGCAGAAGGCTTTTTCTGTGATCATGTCCGGGCAGGACGTTTGCGGTATTGCGCAAACCGGTACTGGTAAGACTTTCGCGTACCTGCTGCCTTGTTTGCGGCAGCTTAAGTTTTCGAAAGAAAGGCATCCGCAGATGCTGGTGCTGGTTCCTACGCGCGAGCTGGTGGTACAGGTGGTAGCGGCGGCGCAGAAGTTATCGGCTTATCTCTCCTTACATACAGTGGGTGTATACGGCGGTGTAAATATCAACCCGCAGCGTGATGCCATGGAAAACGGGCTTGACATACTGGTAGCTACGCCCGGCCGGTTGTATGACCTGGCCATGAGCGGCTCGCTGAAGTTGAAGGATATAAAAAAACTGGTGATCGATGAGGTTGATGAGATGATGAATCTTGGTTTTCGCACACAGTTAAACAATATCCTGGAGTTGCTTCCTGCCAGGCGTCAGAATCTGCTGTTTTCCGCTACCATCACCGAAGAGGTGGAAGCGCTTATCGATACCTGGTTCAACAATCCGGCACGGATAGAAGCTGCACCTACCGGCACCCCGCTGGACAATATAAGACAGGAGGCTTATGCCATTCCCAACTTCAATACCAAGGTGAATATGCTGGAATACCTGCTGGAACGGGATGAGCATATGTCGAAGGTGCTGGTATTTGTGGCCACAAAAAAACTGGCGGATCAGCTTTTTGAACAACTGTCGGAGAAGTTTCCCGACAAAGCGGGTGTGATACACTCCAATAAAGAGCAGAATAACCGCTTCAACACGGTTAAGCAGTTTCGTGACGGGAACTACCGTTTTATCATCGCTACAGATCTTATTGCCCGCGGGCTGGATATTGCCGGCGTATCGCATGTCGTGAATTTCGACTTGCCGGAGCAGGCGGAGAGTTATATTCACCGTATTGGCCGTACCGGCCGTGCCGATAAAAAAGGCATCGCTATTTCTTTTATTACAGAAAAGGAAAAAGAGCAGCAGCAGGCAATTGAAAACCTGATGAACTATGAAATTCCTATGCTGCCGGTTCCCGGAGACCTTACGATTTCTACTGTATTAACGGAAGATGAGATCCCGAAGGTACATATGAAGGTGATACAGGTAAAGCTGCCCGACAGGGAAAAGGGCGGTGGTGCATTTCATGAGAAGTCGGCTAAGAACAGTAAAAGGAATATAAAGGTGAGCCATGCCGAAAAGATGAAGAAGAAATACGGCAAGCCCAAAACAAGGGGCGGCAGGAAATAA
- the miaB gene encoding tRNA (N6-isopentenyl adenosine(37)-C2)-methylthiotransferase MiaB, producing MEMLKVADKTHDESRQGEAFAPFAVDPSSYHKRFYIESYGCAMNFSDSEIVASILQGEGFGATRNFEEADLILLNTCSIREKAEQTVRKRLTEFRKIKKSKPGMLVGVLGCMAERLKAKLLEEEKLVDIVVGPDAYRSLPGLIGEAETGQKTVNVLLSREETYADISPVRLESNGISAFVSIMRGCNNMCSFCVVPFTRGRERSRDAQSIVAEVQELFNQGFREVTLLGQNVDSYHWSPENEGHNGWGKAVTFANLLEMVAQVHPDMRVRFSTSHPKDITEEVLTTMARYENICKYIHLPVQSGSTRVLQLMNRTYTREWYMAKVDQIMRIMPDCALSSDIIAGFCTETEEEHKDTLDIMSYSKYDFSYMFIYSERPGTLAARRYKDDIPEEVKKRRLQEIVDLQGALSLASNERDLGKTFKVLIEGDSKRNQEEWKGRNSQNKVVVFPKEEYAYQPGDYVWVTIHDRTQGTLIGRISKG from the coding sequence ATGGAAATGCTGAAAGTAGCAGATAAAACGCATGATGAAAGCAGACAGGGAGAAGCCTTTGCACCTTTTGCAGTGGATCCTTCGTCTTATCACAAGCGGTTTTATATAGAAAGTTACGGGTGTGCTATGAATTTCAGCGACAGCGAGATTGTAGCTTCTATTTTACAGGGTGAAGGTTTTGGCGCCACCCGGAATTTTGAGGAAGCGGACCTTATTTTATTAAATACCTGCTCGATCCGCGAAAAGGCGGAACAAACGGTACGTAAACGCCTGACCGAATTCAGGAAGATCAAGAAAAGCAAGCCCGGTATGCTGGTAGGCGTACTCGGATGTATGGCGGAACGACTGAAAGCCAAATTATTAGAGGAAGAAAAACTGGTTGATATAGTAGTAGGCCCCGATGCTTACCGCAGTTTACCCGGATTAATAGGAGAAGCGGAAACAGGCCAGAAAACGGTAAATGTTTTACTGAGCCGGGAAGAGACCTATGCCGATATTTCACCTGTAAGGCTGGAAAGCAATGGCATCAGCGCATTTGTATCTATCATGCGCGGCTGCAATAATATGTGCAGCTTTTGTGTGGTGCCGTTCACCAGGGGCCGTGAGCGCAGCCGCGACGCCCAGTCTATAGTAGCCGAAGTACAAGAGCTGTTTAACCAGGGGTTCCGTGAGGTTACATTGCTCGGTCAGAATGTTGACAGCTACCACTGGAGTCCCGAAAATGAAGGGCATAACGGATGGGGAAAAGCAGTCACCTTTGCCAACCTCCTGGAGATGGTGGCGCAGGTGCATCCCGATATGCGGGTGCGCTTCAGCACTTCTCATCCTAAAGACATCACAGAAGAGGTTTTAACAACAATGGCACGTTACGAGAACATCTGCAAATACATTCACCTGCCGGTTCAAAGCGGCAGTACGCGTGTATTACAGCTCATGAACCGTACTTATACGCGCGAATGGTATATGGCTAAAGTAGACCAGATCATGCGTATCATGCCCGACTGTGCCCTCAGCTCCGATATTATAGCAGGCTTTTGTACAGAAACGGAGGAAGAGCATAAGGATACACTGGATATTATGTCGTACAGCAAATACGATTTCAGTTATATGTTCATTTACAGTGAGCGCCCCGGCACGCTTGCAGCACGCCGTTATAAGGATGATATACCTGAAGAGGTGAAGAAACGCCGCTTACAGGAGATTGTTGATCTGCAGGGTGCACTGTCGTTAGCCAGCAATGAACGCGACCTGGGCAAAACATTTAAAGTGCTCATTGAAGGCGACAGTAAACGCAACCAGGAAGAATGGAAAGGACGTAACAGCCAGAATAAAGTGGTTGTTTTTCCGAAAGAAGAATATGCGTATCAGCCGGGCGATTATGTTTGGGTAACCATACACGACCGCACACAGGGTACCCTGATAGGAAGAATCAGTAAAGGTTAA
- a CDS encoding sigma-54 interaction domain-containing protein gives MDLQSIKNRFGIIGNSPALNHALNVAVQVAVTDLSVLIVGESGVGKEAFSMIIHALSARKHNSFIAVNCGAIPEGTIDSELFGHEKGAFTGAVDSRKGYFETVNGGTIFLDEIGEMPLGTQARLLRVLETGEFIRVGSSKVQKTDVRVIAATNRELLEFTQKGRFREDLYYRLSTVPIRVPALKDRREDISLLFRKFVTDFAERYKTTPVQLDDEARNLLMQYSWPGNVRELKNIAEQISVLSTQRLVNAIELRRFLPDHSTPNRMPVLSTAPHGNSGDYSNERELLYKLFFDMKKDVTELKKMFLEILQNPSLAGNMANYTKESLMNDYMGTSNGENSVITAPAAMQPALPQPMHHNPGSAHTVLLSHDHHDEIHQHEEIEESLNIIDKEKELIEKALRKHKGKRKDAALDLGISERTLYRKLKEYNIEDL, from the coding sequence ATGGATTTACAAAGTATTAAGAACAGATTTGGGATCATTGGTAACTCACCTGCGCTGAACCATGCGTTGAACGTGGCAGTACAGGTAGCAGTAACCGACCTGAGCGTATTGATTGTAGGTGAAAGTGGTGTAGGTAAAGAGGCTTTTTCGATGATCATTCATGCATTGTCGGCACGTAAGCATAATTCATTCATCGCAGTGAACTGCGGCGCTATTCCGGAAGGCACGATAGACTCAGAGTTATTTGGCCACGAAAAAGGAGCTTTCACCGGCGCAGTAGACAGCAGGAAAGGTTATTTTGAAACGGTAAACGGCGGCACCATCTTCCTCGATGAAATAGGTGAAATGCCCCTGGGTACGCAAGCCCGTTTGTTAAGGGTGCTTGAAACGGGGGAATTCATAAGGGTAGGTTCTTCCAAGGTTCAGAAAACAGATGTACGCGTAATAGCGGCTACCAACCGCGAACTCCTTGAATTTACACAGAAAGGACGTTTCAGGGAAGACCTGTATTACCGCTTAAGTACTGTTCCTATCAGGGTACCTGCCCTGAAAGACCGGCGGGAAGATATCTCTCTTTTATTCCGCAAGTTCGTTACCGATTTTGCAGAACGTTATAAAACCACGCCGGTACAACTAGACGATGAAGCACGTAACCTGTTGATGCAATACAGCTGGCCGGGCAACGTCAGGGAACTGAAAAATATAGCTGAACAGATTTCGGTATTAAGTACGCAGCGGCTCGTTAATGCTATTGAACTGCGCAGGTTCTTACCGGACCACTCTACTCCCAACCGCATGCCCGTACTGTCAACCGCACCACACGGCAACAGCGGCGACTACTCCAACGAAAGGGAACTCCTTTATAAGCTCTTCTTCGATATGAAGAAAGATGTTACGGAGCTTAAGAAAATGTTCCTGGAAATATTACAGAATCCTTCGTTAGCCGGCAATATGGCCAACTATACCAAGGAATCGCTGATGAACGACTATATGGGCACCAGCAATGGCGAAAACAGTGTGATAACGGCTCCCGCCGCCATGCAACCTGCATTGCCGCAACCCATGCATCACAACCCGGGCAGCGCTCATACCGTATTGCTTTCGCATGATCATCACGACGAAATTCACCAGCACGAAGAAATAGAAGAGTCGCTCAATATCATAGACAAGGAGAAAGAACTGATAGAAAAAGCACTCAGGAAACACAAAGGCAAACGTAAAGATGCTGCGCTGGACCTGGGCATCAGCGAACGGACACTTTACCGTAAGCTGAAGGAATACAATATCGAGGATCTTTAG
- a CDS encoding TlpA disulfide reductase family protein codes for MHKVLLMMLLLTGVNVSAQEIKIVKMDDVVTMIRESKEPIIVNFWATWCAPCVHEIPWFEKHVYADSMPKAKLLLVSLDFQEDVPAKLKAFVKKNHYRSQVVWLSESNADSFCPKIDASWEGAIPASLFVNNATGYRKFYGRQLTEEQFKLELAALVQKK; via the coding sequence ATGCATAAGGTATTATTGATGATGTTGCTGCTAACAGGCGTGAATGTATCGGCGCAGGAGATAAAGATTGTGAAAATGGACGATGTGGTGACGATGATCCGGGAAAGCAAAGAACCCATTATCGTTAATTTCTGGGCTACCTGGTGTGCGCCATGTGTGCATGAAATTCCCTGGTTCGAAAAGCATGTGTATGCCGATAGCATGCCTAAAGCGAAATTATTGTTGGTGAGCCTTGATTTCCAGGAAGATGTTCCGGCTAAACTAAAGGCTTTCGTGAAAAAGAACCATTACCGATCGCAGGTAGTATGGCTTAGTGAATCGAATGCCGATAGCTTTTGCCCCAAAATAGATGCCAGCTGGGAAGGTGCTATTCCTGCTTCGCTTTTTGTAAATAATGCTACAGGATACCGTAAGTTCTATGGCAGGCAACTGACCGAAGAACAGTTTAAACTGGAGCTTGCTGCATTGGTACAAAAAAAATGA
- a CDS encoding redoxin family protein, whose product MKKLVLLSLLLAGAVYTFAQQTYTSLALGSSTPLATVKMKDISGKEVSLADATKKNGLLVMFSCNTCPYVLKNQDRTKEVIAYAQKNNIGIIIINSNEAQRSEADSYEAMKTYAEKQGYKWYYTLDKESKLANAFGATRTPEVFLFNSKGILTYKGAIDDSPADAAKVTRHHLQLAIDETVAGKDVTIKESKSVGCTIKRS is encoded by the coding sequence ATGAAAAAGCTGGTCTTATTGTCCCTCCTGCTTGCCGGTGCAGTTTACACATTTGCGCAGCAGACTTATACCTCATTGGCATTAGGTTCTTCCACACCTTTGGCCACGGTAAAAATGAAAGATATTTCAGGAAAAGAAGTGAGCCTTGCCGATGCCACCAAAAAGAACGGTTTACTGGTCATGTTCTCCTGCAACACCTGTCCCTATGTACTAAAGAACCAGGACAGAACGAAGGAAGTAATCGCCTACGCGCAAAAAAACAACATAGGCATCATCATTATCAATTCCAATGAAGCGCAGCGGAGCGAAGCCGATTCTTATGAGGCAATGAAAACCTACGCTGAAAAACAAGGCTATAAATGGTATTATACCCTCGACAAGGAATCGAAGCTGGCCAATGCTTTCGGTGCTACACGCACACCCGAAGTGTTCCTGTTCAACAGCAAAGGCATACTTACCTATAAAGGCGCTATCGACGACAGCCCTGCAGATGCAGCCAAGGTAACAAGGCATCATCTTCAACTGGCTATCGATGAAACGGTGGCGGGAAAAGATGTCACCATAAAAGAAAGTAAATCAGTAGGATGCACAATAAAAAGATCTTAG
- a CDS encoding TrmH family RNA methyltransferase, with protein MTSERQEKLERVLHKRQSALTVVLENIEDPRNISAVMRSCDAVGIQDVYVINDRPVRERNWGFKSGRSAEKWVSLHYFDSVAACVQELRQHYRQILTTRLSEDAVSVYQVDFTIPTALVFGNERKGVSDEMSALADGNIIIPMAGMLQSLNISVACAVCIYEAYRQKQLAGHYDSPGLPEMRREELWKEWKAWSADENGLRTHQ; from the coding sequence ATGACCTCAGAACGACAGGAAAAACTGGAGCGTGTGTTACACAAACGTCAATCCGCGCTCACGGTAGTATTGGAGAATATTGAAGATCCGCGTAACATTTCGGCCGTGATGCGCAGTTGTGATGCGGTAGGCATCCAGGATGTATATGTGATTAATGATCGCCCGGTCCGGGAACGCAACTGGGGATTTAAAAGCGGCAGAAGCGCCGAAAAATGGGTGAGCCTGCACTATTTTGACAGCGTGGCCGCCTGTGTACAGGAATTAAGGCAGCATTACCGGCAAATATTGACCACCCGGTTATCGGAAGATGCGGTAAGTGTTTACCAGGTGGATTTTACTATTCCAACGGCGCTGGTATTTGGCAATGAGCGTAAAGGTGTATCGGATGAAATGTCCGCATTGGCAGATGGCAATATTATCATCCCTATGGCGGGTATGTTGCAGAGCCTCAATATTTCCGTGGCCTGTGCCGTTTGTATCTATGAAGCTTACCGGCAAAAGCAGCTCGCCGGGCATTACGATAGCCCCGGACTGCCTGAAATGAGGAGGGAGGAGCTATGGAAAGAATGGAAGGCATGGAGCGCCGATGAAAACGGGTTAAGAACGCATCAATAG
- the mltG gene encoding endolytic transglycosylase MltG: protein MKRIFLFFLVLLLVAICSIAWLLLAPATDFDQKSRYLYVYEPENIEGQVMPQFRGRAHIGESKAPELRYPGVFQWLAGPLNVWDKLKPGRFEIKKGENMLSIIRSLRNNQQAPVKLVINKIRTKEDLAKLIGKNFRTDSTTAIRFLTSNDSLQILGVDTNTVMTLVIPDTYSFNWQTPVKKIMQRLQDEHDKFWTNQRKSKATALGLTTEQAYTLASIVEEETNANQEKGNIASVYLNRIAKGMTLSADPTVKYALRDFGLKRIYFGHLTVNSPYNTYKNKGLPPGPICTPSTITIDAVLNSPRTDYLFFVASSNFDGTHHFSSNYAEHEQYAKVYQKALNERKTK, encoded by the coding sequence ATGAAAAGAATATTTCTGTTTTTCCTGGTACTGTTGCTGGTAGCCATTTGTTCCATAGCCTGGCTTTTACTGGCCCCTGCTACAGATTTTGATCAGAAAAGCCGCTACCTGTATGTTTATGAGCCCGAAAATATCGAGGGGCAGGTAATGCCGCAGTTTCGCGGCCGTGCCCATATAGGAGAAAGCAAGGCGCCTGAACTGCGTTACCCCGGCGTATTCCAGTGGCTGGCAGGCCCGCTGAATGTTTGGGACAAGCTGAAACCAGGCCGCTTTGAGATCAAAAAAGGAGAGAACATGCTGTCCATTATCCGCAGCCTGCGCAATAACCAACAGGCTCCCGTGAAACTGGTGATCAACAAAATAAGAACCAAAGAAGACCTGGCTAAACTCATCGGCAAAAACTTCCGTACCGATTCAACTACAGCTATCCGCTTCTTAACATCAAACGACTCGTTGCAAATACTGGGCGTAGACACCAATACGGTAATGACCCTCGTTATTCCCGATACCTATAGCTTCAACTGGCAAACCCCGGTAAAAAAAATAATGCAGCGTTTGCAGGACGAACACGATAAATTCTGGACCAACCAACGTAAATCGAAAGCCACTGCATTAGGGCTTACCACCGAACAAGCTTATACCCTGGCCTCCATTGTAGAAGAAGAAACCAATGCCAACCAGGAAAAAGGCAATATCGCCAGTGTATACCTGAACAGGATTGCCAAAGGCATGACACTTTCTGCAGATCCCACCGTTAAATACGCGTTAAGAGATTTTGGTTTGAAACGTATTTATTTCGGTCATCTCACCGTCAACTCTCCCTATAATACCTATAAGAACAAAGGGTTACCCCCCGGTCCTATTTGTACGCCCTCCACAATCACCATCGATGCAGTGCTCAACTCACCCCGGACCGATTACCTCTTTTTCGTGGCAAGCAGTAACTTTGATGGCACACACCATTTCAGCAGCAACTATGCCGAGCATGAACAATACGCAAAAGTGTATCAGAAGGCATTGAACGAAAGAAAGACGAAGTAA
- a CDS encoding NupC/NupG family nucleoside CNT transporter — translation MGRLQGFVGIALILGIAYLFSNNKKRINYRLVISGIGLQVVIALLVFKVPPVARFFQVLGHGMEKIEHFARQGASFVYGGIIAQQPNGTAGNYIGGGFVFAFNVTATIILVCALVAVFYHFGIMQRVVALIARAMNFVMRVSGAEALSNVASAFVGQVEAQVMIRPYLPTMTKSELLASMSGSLACIAGGILVVYANMGTMAGLDLAPKLITASLMAAPGALVISKIVFPETEESQTLGKVKLEVKSNYTNVIDAISHGASDGFKIAMNVIAMLIGFIAIIAVLDAVLLWAGHLFNPGFDLSLNWIFSKCFYPVSWAMGVPTEDVNSVATLLGQKLSINEFVAFQHLTDKSVPVVTDKGLLIVSIAICGFANFSSVGMQIGGIGEIAPGRRTDLAKLGLKALLCGTLASYLSATIAGILI, via the coding sequence ATGGGAAGACTACAGGGTTTCGTTGGCATTGCGTTGATTCTCGGCATTGCTTATCTTTTCTCCAACAACAAGAAACGCATTAATTATCGTTTAGTTATCAGTGGTATAGGTTTACAGGTGGTGATCGCATTGCTGGTGTTCAAGGTGCCGCCGGTAGCACGTTTTTTCCAGGTATTGGGACATGGCATGGAAAAAATTGAGCATTTTGCACGGCAGGGTGCTTCTTTCGTATATGGAGGCATCATAGCACAGCAGCCCAACGGCACCGCCGGTAATTATATAGGCGGCGGTTTTGTCTTTGCATTTAATGTTACTGCTACTATCATCCTCGTATGTGCACTGGTAGCCGTTTTCTATCATTTTGGCATTATGCAGCGCGTGGTAGCGCTCATTGCCCGCGCCATGAACTTTGTGATGCGCGTAAGCGGCGCCGAAGCGCTCAGCAACGTCGCCAGCGCCTTTGTTGGACAGGTAGAAGCGCAGGTGATGATCCGCCCTTACCTTCCCACCATGACCAAAAGCGAATTACTGGCCTCAATGAGCGGTAGTCTTGCCTGTATTGCCGGTGGTATCCTCGTAGTATACGCCAACATGGGCACTATGGCAGGTCTTGATCTTGCTCCCAAACTCATTACCGCCAGTCTTATGGCAGCCCCCGGAGCCCTTGTTATTTCAAAAATAGTTTTTCCTGAAACAGAAGAAAGTCAAACACTGGGAAAGGTAAAGCTCGAAGTAAAGAGCAACTATACCAATGTTATAGATGCGATCTCGCACGGCGCCAGCGATGGCTTTAAAATAGCCATGAACGTGATTGCCATGTTAATAGGTTTTATTGCCATTATCGCTGTTCTCGATGCTGTTCTGTTATGGGCCGGTCACCTGTTCAACCCAGGCTTTGACCTTTCTCTTAACTGGATCTTCTCAAAATGCTTCTACCCCGTATCATGGGCCATGGGGGTTCCTACAGAAGATGTGAACAGTGTGGCAACGCTGCTCGGACAAAAACTATCTATCAATGAATTTGTGGCATTCCAGCACCTGACCGACAAATCTGTCCCCGTTGTTACAGATAAGGGGTTGCTTATAGTAAGCATTGCCATCTGTGGTTTTGCAAACTTCAGTAGCGTAGGGATGCAAATTGGTGGTATCGGGGAGATAGCGCCCGGCCGCCGTACCGATCTGGCTAAACTTGGATTGAAGGCTTTATTATGCGGAACATTGGCATCTTATCTTTCAGCAACAATTGCCGGTATTTTAATATAA